In uncultured Cohaesibacter sp., a genomic segment contains:
- a CDS encoding carboxymuconolactone decarboxylase family protein, whose amino-acid sequence MQQTQAKSPVSGNQASALERARAYCDVHHPGLEATLNDWFGDMLPEFGESLIEWAYGRHYSRPGLDSKTRQLATVAALTVLGGQTAPQLKINIEHTLAVGASEQEIVEVIWQMAVYGGLPAAINGLTAAREVFAARKASLA is encoded by the coding sequence ATGCAACAGACACAAGCAAAATCCCCCGTATCCGGCAATCAGGCAAGCGCCCTTGAGCGTGCCCGCGCCTATTGCGACGTCCATCACCCCGGTCTTGAAGCAACGCTCAATGACTGGTTTGGCGACATGTTGCCAGAGTTTGGCGAGAGCCTGATCGAATGGGCCTATGGCCGCCATTACTCCCGGCCGGGGCTCGACAGCAAGACCCGCCAGCTGGCAACCGTTGCCGCTCTCACGGTACTGGGAGGGCAGACCGCGCCGCAGCTCAAAATCAACATCGAGCACACCCTCGCTGTCGGAGCAAGCGAACAGGAGATTGTCGAGGTGATCTGGCAGATGGCGGTCTATGGTGGCCTGCCAGCAGCCATCAACGGCCTTACTGCCGCAAGGGAAGTCTTTGCAGCGCGCAAGGCTTCGCTTGCCTGA